From a single Miscanthus floridulus cultivar M001 chromosome 8, ASM1932011v1, whole genome shotgun sequence genomic region:
- the LOC136474759 gene encoding uncharacterized protein, with the protein MNRLLAHRQFGCPSRSLVARSPALPALCNNVIPGYRYYSAEKHDDTTLGEIGNKARSTAEEFLRVAKEKTDDVTESAKETLHVTKEAVVGESDDEKEKFKRRVEEGRYHQK; encoded by the exons ATGAATAGGTTGCTTGCTCATCGCCAGTTCGGTTGCCCTTCCCGGAGTTTGGTGGCCAGATCCCCTGCCCTGCCTGCACTTTGCAACAATGTTATTCCCGGCTACAGG TATTATTCAGCCGAGAAACACGATGACACCACACTAGGTGAAATCGGGAATAAGGCAAGATCAACAGCCGAAGAGTTCCTGAGGGTGGCAAAGGAGAAGACTGACGATGTTACCGAGAGCGCAAAGGAAACGCTGCACGTGACGAAGGAAGCGGTGGTCGGGGAGTCGGATGACGAGAAGGAGAAGTTCAAAAGGAGGGTGGAGGAAGGGAGGTACCATCAGAAATAA
- the LOC136474760 gene encoding protein NRT1/ PTR FAMILY 5.8-like, producing MSTSSAAKSVSTWNGVTSMLPLASAILADSFWDRYSTITVSSLLYIVGLVGLTSWAVLHSWMPSSLLFLPLYLISVGQGGYNPSLQAFGADQLLSEDDMESLPAEQKNRVKSLFFQWWYFGICSGSLLGNSIMSYIQDMFGWGLGFAIPCGVMVLSVVAFCCGTPLYMCNEQNTGNRPSDSIFRVLKEIVTCLITRKVRLPARDDDHDISELELEEKALKDEFTDMKEAKDDHDTAPRVTNAILRLLPIWTTLLIFAVIFQQPMTFFTEQGTLMNHNVGSFVIPPAMLQSSTTMSVILLMPLYDKIFVPLMRVFTREEKGITVLQRIGIGMVLSVAAMVTASIVESKRLHFVSEGDGATHQLSIFWLLPQYILLGVADVFTVVGMQEFFYTQVPSTMRTIGIALYLSVFGFGNFLGAFLIEVLETMTARTGEGHGWFSDDPRQEHLDKYYWFLAFIGTVSFVFFTYLCKYYNEPEAPGTGRQAQRVASCRHVCKRLTMSSPV from the exons ATGAGCACATCCTCCGCTGCGAAGAGTGTTAGCACATGGAATGGAGTCACGTCCATGCTTCCACTGGCTAGTGCCATTCTTGCTGATTCTTTCTGGGATCGTTATTCTACAATAACTGTTTCATCGTTGCTTTACATAGTG GGCCTAGTAGGTTTAACCTCATGGGCAGTGCTGCACTCATGGATGCCATCTTCTTTGCTGTTTTTGCCACTGTACTTGATCTCAGTTGGGCAGGGTGGATACAACCCTTCGTTGCAAGCATTTGGAGCTGACCAACTACTGAGTGAAGATGACATGGAATCTCTGCCAGCTGAACAAAAGAACCGGGTGAAGAGCCTGTTCTTCCAGTGGTGGTATTTTGGTATATGCAGTGGTAGCCTCTTGGGGAACTCCATCATGTCATACATCCAAGACATGTTTGGTTGGGGTCTCGGATTTGCCATTCCTTGCGGCGTCATGGTCTTATCTGTCGTCGCATTCTGTTGCGGAACTCCTCTGTATATGTGCAACGAACAGAATACTGGCAACAGGCCTTCAGATAGCATTTTCAGAGTACTGAAAGAAATTGTTACATGCCTCATTACTCGGAAGGTCCGTTTACCGGCTAGAGATGATGATCATGACATTTCGGAGCTAGA ATTAGAAGAGAAGGCGCTTAAAGATGAGTTCACTGATATGAAGGAGGCAAAAGATGACCATGACACTGCACCTAGAGTCACCAATGCCATCCTGAGGCTTCTGCCGATCTGGACAACGCTGCTGATCTTCGCCGTCATCTTTCAGCAGCCAATGACGTTCTTCACCGAGCAAGGGACACTGATGAACCACAACGTCGGCAGCTTCGTGATTCCTCCAGCAATGCTccagagctcgacgacgatgtcgGTGATACTGCTCATGCCGCTGTACGACAAGATATTCGTTCCTCTGATGCGCGTGTTCACCCGGGAGGAGAAGGGGATTACCGTGCTCCAGCGGATCGGCATCGGTATGGTCCTCTCAGTCGCAGCCATGGTCACCGCCTCCATTGTCGAATCGAAGCGGCTCCATTTCGTCAGCGAAGGAGACGGCGCCACTCATCAGCTGAGCATATTCTGGCTGCTCCCGCAGTACATTCTATTGGGAGTAGCTGATGTGTTCACGGTCGTCGGAATGCAGGAGTTCTTCTACACGCAGGTCCCCAGCACCATGAGGACCATCGGCATCGCGCTCTACCTCAGCGTCTTTGGCTTCGGGAACTTCCTCGGTGCCTTTCTGATCGAGGTCCTCGAGACGATGACTGCAAGGACGGGAGAGGGACACGGCTGGTTCTCTGATGATCCACGGCAAGAACACCTGGATAAGTACTACTGGTTCCTGGCTTTTATCGGCACCGTCAGCTTTGTGTTCTTCACGTATCTGTGCAAGTACTACAATGAACCGGAGGCACCTGGGACTGGGAGACAGGCGCAGAGAGTCGCTAGTTGCCGGCATGTGTGCAAACGGTTAACAATGTCATCGCCAGTTTGA